One segment of Antennarius striatus isolate MH-2024 chromosome 5, ASM4005453v1, whole genome shotgun sequence DNA contains the following:
- the wnk2 gene encoding serine/threonine-protein kinase WNK2 isoform X4, producing MDLAEDPRKDPPLGSTFSSAPNLDSDINANARRPIYENGTDHNVNIQNGALRGASDPSAYPSTDYQVIRQRFIRRSLWVSDSEDQPVDTPECVNSSPLITIDLRTVVDRSRARVRYGSRLGRGEKSGKGSQVELKDSVTDSVGVEEEKREESQSKTEVPSSDVTSKAGSDENEEEPGMKAVSTSPGGRFLKFDIELGRGSFKTVYKGLDTDTWVEVAWCELQERKLSKAERQRFKEEAEMLKGLQHPNIVRFYDFWESPVKGKKCIVLVTELMTSGTLKTYLKRFKVMKPKVLRSWCRQILKGLHFLHTRTPPIIHRDLKCDNIFITGPTGSVKIGDLGLATLKRASFAKSVIGTPEFMAPEMYEEHYDEAVDVYAFGMCMLEMATSEYPYSECQNAAQIYRKVTSGVKPASYIKVSDPEIKEIIGECICHKREERYSIKDLLNHAFFAEDTGVRVELNEEDDGKKTSIALKLWVEDPKKLKGKYKDTGAIEFTFDLMSEIPEVIAQEMVESGFFLECDVKIVGKSIRDRVALIKWRRERTVTAGTDEGAVKKMQQNLLQVPSTGVPQSSKVSSADYEEHEAEQQTLICNVPVTTSDRGVDSNMQSEDLHNQQNGTYQSLPEPISTTQMIYSPPAQVELEVRHGPNQQQTAQGPHENYTQSPNQLHQGAYQQTTSLLHPGACQHPASHLHQGPFLSQTTVSAPVPPVPVVHLSRQMAQSFPAEASMQPQLSAKPQQEQVQTIASQENFGGVHSLAQVHPVVPDVHTGLWGSGLDVETASSGRDVTTAPPDPPQAQASASVAVSDAAPEKTKASAQTPALVSAENQTSILISNQAGAISDTVASTSFKAPASVPIQVLTIQQDLASAFSQAPVSGSGPTLEPLMSSSACSDAASALGEPKVSDPGLTSVLLPVSLPTSVQSVGPAPALVPTQALNPAPAAAAALAPDLVPAPVPAPAPPLVLSLAPATTAAPAPAPAPGPAPSSAPALVAASVFAPTLQPAGTQVVLSVSDSASSATAQQTLESASASSTLHQEPCAEDVIQDKPASLPSYAYDSVNSDVASGKETSDGYDSLVSGGKGDGKPRKHHRKSARTRSRQEKTSKPKLSMLNVCNTGDKMVECQLETHNHKMVTFKFDLDGDAPEEIATYMVENGFILLLEKEMFIDQLKDIVDKAEDMLHEDMEGERASTLSCSPQQGQICEGLVGENQQPGGPQPVYQQNVLHTGKRWFIICPVEETPTSSHETPSDATTTQSPGSSAPTQPADSITARPSQFREEGSSSTMSGGSGGFTYDVYGFCSPPILSNTDPLLLATLSPPVSAPPTLQSLSSVEPVGNLVQPGGHQTLPGRAPALPPSSPQTSFPVEESQGSPLGSLSPILAAQQMPEMMCPVSLAEEVPCCPLVMPLSLDMSGLQGGSHLTPLPLQDPGSAKEPLAVSYASSTRSERPQQPVVLHQPFSSTGGTTKVPSLPQSPASSQHGGGPGESDNEGRLGRSSFVDSTIKTLDEKLRNLLYQEYAPMYPSGSAAETPGSGTEYIQSPPGPDSATGGSGNSTPGPMGEGRYRAGEQLPQIPERMDSLSTLSDSAVCASLSRRHFPHSASCSGTRGRFKVISVPPEATSRRDVKQRSWSRAASPLHPIGYSTDHIQAEAIAASTTIGRFSVVSTENDFTQRTRCSRYSAPPDFYLDTPPSMVKRGSAPHTLTSPSVPVDVTVHARFLSSDSGAESSPAKMAPATPSQRTRSERRGSDLMKRAVAFLRRSGRSSSVQSSDSPSRYGGIYGSAYVSSDNDSEMEESSDMKRELQKLREKHLREISELQANQRGEVELLYRRLGKAPPPGLGLSHTAPHAGRRKRSSKHRLKPGKLLSPLVQQFRNVTTKSNESSRSTPATGPGEPTVSLNGSPAKGPLPTHSRARSCTSHLPSSTSEPVQTQQPCSLKGSLSSDNIYSGLHGGPTSTQAPPGQGWSNVPQTSERVTHKSSSKHRARFLSGPVSMSIWSTLKRLCLGKERGSRSGAGTGAFNLPQQTPAGTTTPTHQTKIGLAQAQTNNSNNKTGVYAGASMSASENHLPDDLQRLMDDWAREVLIVTQRPFSDSLSISGQRIWDQVVPRTNGKLASDVPSWTSPDSEACFLSLSWPDSPGSTMMTGSSVGSHSVSPLHSPAPLRALSIPLSVSQWPECLFPFHSGVFDLPAVSSSQNTPSPIPAPSCRPADPKAKTL from the exons ATGGATTTGGCGGAGGATCCGAGGAAAGATCCACCACTGGGATCCACGTTTTCATCAGCTCCCAATTTGGACTCGGACATTAATGCAAATGCCCGTAGGCCTATTTATGAGAATGGGACAGACCACAATGTCAACATTCAGAACGGAGCCCTGCGAGGCGCCAGTGACCCCAGCGCGTACCCGTCCACGGACTACCAAGTCATCCGCCAGAGGTTCATCCGGCGGAGCCTGTGGGTGTCAGACTCCGAGGATCAGCCGGTGGACACGCCAGAATGTGTCAACAGCAGCCCGTTAATCACCATTGATTTGCGGACCGTGGTCGATCGGAGTCGCGCACGGGTTCGGTACGGAAGCCGGCTGGGCCGCGGGGAGAAGTCAGGCAAGGGAAGCCAGGTGGAGCTGAAGGACAGCGTCACAGACAGCGTGGGCGtcgaggaggagaagagggaggaaaGCCAGTCGAAGACAGAGGTTCCCTCCTCGGATGTCACCAGTAAAGCAGGAAGTGATGAGAATGAAGAGGAGCCTGGGATGAAGGCTGTGTCCACCTCACCCGGGGGGCGCTTCCTAAAGTTTGATATAGAGCTGGGGAGAGGTTCCTTCAAGACCGTCTATAAAGGTCTTGACACCGACACGTGGGTGGAAGTGGCCTGGTGTGAGCTGCAG GAACGGAAACTGTCCAAAGCTGAGAGACAGAGATTCAAAGAGGAGGCAGAGATGCTGAAGGGTCTCCAGCACCCCAATATTGTGCGATTTTATGATTTCTGGGAGTCACCAGTTAAAGGGAAGAAGTGCATCGTCCTTGTGACGGAGCTTATGACCTCAGGGACCCTAAAAAC GTATCTAAAACGTTTTAAGGTTATGAAGCCTAAAGTTCTCAGGAGCTGGTGCAGGCAGATCCTCAAAGgcctccacttcctccacacAAGAACCCCTCCAATCATCCACAGAGACCTGAAGTGTGACAACATCTTCATCACTGGCCCGACGGGCTCCGTCAAAATTGGAGATCTGGGGCTAGCGACACTGAAGAGGGCCTCCTTTGCAAAAAGTGTTATTG GGACTCCAGAGTTCATGGCCCCAGAGATGTATGAGGAGCACTATGATGAGGCTGTGGATGTCTATGCCTTTGGGATGTGTATGCTGGAGATGGCCACCTCAGAATACCCGTACTCTGAGTGTCAAAACGCTGCTCAGATCTACCGTAAAGTCACCAGT GGGGTGAAACCTGCCAGCTACATTAAAGTCAGTGACCCGGAAATCAAGGAAATAATTGGGGAATGTATTTGTCACAAACGGGAAGAAAG GTACTCAATCAAGGACCTCCTAAATCATGCATTCTTTGCAGAGGATACTGGTGTGAGGGTGGAACTtaatgaagaggatgatgggaagaAAACATCCATTGCTCTCAAGTTATGGGTCGAGGATCCTAAAAAGCTGAAAGGGAAGTACAAGGACACTGGTGCCATTGAGTTTACCTTTGACTTGATGAGTGAAATCCCAGAAGTTATTGCCCAGGAAATG GTGGAATCTGGTTTCTTCCTGGAGTGTGATGTGAAGATTGTTGGGAAGTCTATCCGGGATCGCGTGGCTCTTATCAAATGGAGGAGGGAACGGACTGTCACCGCGGGAACTGATGAGGGAGCTGTGAAGAAGATGCAGCAAAATCTGCTACAGGTACCCAGTACCGGTGTACCGCAGTCATCGAAGGTATCTTCAGCTGACTACGAGGAACACGAAGCAGAGCAGCAGACCCTAATATGTAATGTGCCTGTCACCACAT CTGACAGAGGAGTAGACTCCAACATGCAATCGGAAGATCTACACAATCAGCAAAATGGTACCTACCAGTCTCTTCCAGAGCCCATTTCTACAACTCAGATGATCTACAGTCCTCCTGCACAGGTTGAGCTTGAAGTGCGCCATGGGCCCAACCAGCAGCAAACAGCACAAGGCCCACATGAAAACTACACACAATCGCCCAATCAGCTACACCAGGGAGCCTACCAGCAAACCACTAGTCTCCTGCATCCTGGGGCCTGTCAGCACCCTGCGTCACACCTACATCAGGGGCCTTTCCTGTCTCAAACA ACAGTTTCTGCTCCAGTTCCACCCGTGCCTGTTGTGCACCTGAGCAGACAGATGGCACAGAGCTTCCCAGCTGAAGCTTCCATGCAGCCGCAGCTTTCAGCCAAACCTCAGCAGGAGCAG gtgcaGACAATTGCATCACAGGAGAATTTTGGAGGCGTTCACAGCTTGGCTCAGGTCCACCCCGTCGTACCTGATGTTCACACTGGTCTCTGGGGAAGTGGACTAGATGTAGAAACTGCTTCGTCAGGCCGAGACGTAACTACAGCTCCTCCAGATCCACCTCAAGCCCAAGCGTCAGCCTCAGTCGCTGTTTCAGACGCAGCCCCAGAGAAAACTAAAGCCTCAGCACAAACTCCTGCTTTGGTCTCAGCAGAGAACCAAACATCAATTCTGATATCAAATCAAGCAGGAGCCATATCTGACACTGTAGCTTCAACCAGTTTTAAAGCCCCAGCTTCTGTCCCCATCCAAGTTCTAACTATACAGCAAGATTTAGCTTCAGCCTTCAGTCAAGCACCAGTCTCTGGATCAGGTCCCACTCTTGAGCCACTCATGAGTTCATCTGCATGCTCAGATGCAGCTTCTGCACTAGGTGAACCTAAAGTGTCGGACCCAGGTTTAACCTCAGTTCTCCTCCCTGTTTCACTTCCAACCTCGGTTCAGTCTGTTGGCCCAGCTCCAGCGCTGGTTCCCACTCAGGCTCTAAATCCGgctccagctgcagctgcagctcttGCTCCGGATTTGGTTCCAGCCCCAGTTCCAGCCCCGGCTCCACCTCTGGTTCTATCACTAGCTCCAGCTACAactgctgctcctgctcctgcccctGCTCCTGGTCCGGCTCCATCTTCGGCTCCAGCTCTTGTTGCAGCTTCAGTCTTTGCTCCAACTCTGCAGCCTGCTGGCACCCAGGTAGTACTGTCAGTGTCTGACTCTGCAAGCTCGGCCACTGCTCAGCAAACCCTAGAGTCTGCATCCGCATCCAGCACCCTTCATCAGGAGCCCTGTGCAGAG gATGTGATTCAAGACAAACCAGCATCTTTACCCAGTTATGCCTATGacag TGTCAATTCTGATGTGGCGTCTGGTAAGGAAACAAGTGATGGCTATGACAGCTTGGTGAGTGGAGGAAAGGGCGATGGAAAGCCTAGGAAACACCACCGGAAATCTGCCCGCACACGTTCCCGGCAAGAAAAGACCAGCAAACCTAAGCTGAGCATGCTCAAC GTTTGTAACACTGGTGATAAAATGGTGGAATGCCAGCTGGAGACTCACAACCACAAAATGGTAACGTTTAAATTTGATCTGGACGGAGATGCTCCAGAGGAAATTGCCACTTACATG GTGGAGAATGGCTTCATCCTGCTGTTAGAGAAGGAGATGTTCATCGACCAGCTGAAGGACATAGTGGATAAAGCTGAAGATATGCTGCATGAAGATATGGAGGGTGAGAGGGCCTCCACATTGAGCTGTAGCCCCCAGCAAGGACAAATCTGTGAAGGGCTGGTAGGAGAG AATCAACAGCCTGGAGGGCCTCAGCCGGTCTATCAGCAGAATG TTCTCCACACAGGGAAGAGATGGTTCATAATCTGCCCTGTGGAGGAGACCCCCACATCCAGCCACGAGACCCCCTCTGACGCCACGACGACGCAGTCACCTGGGAGTTCAGCCCCCACCCAGCCTGCCGATAGCATCACCGCCAGGCCTTCTCAGTTCAGAG AGGAGGGCTCATCCTCCACCATGTCTGGTGGAAGTGGAGGTTTCACCTACGATGTGTATGGATTCTGTAGTCCTCCAATACTGTCCAATACAGACCCTCTCCTTTTAGCTACCCTGTCCCCCCCTGTGTCTGCCCCCCCAACCCTTCAGTCATTGTCATCCGTGGAGCCTGTAGGCAATTTGGTACAACCAGGAGGTCATCAAACCCTTCCAGGCAGAGCTCCAGCATTGCCGCCGTCATCCCCGCAGACATCTTTCCCAGTTGAAGAGTCACAGGGATCGCCTTTGGGGTCTTTGTCTCCAATCCTTGCTGCTCAGCAAATGCCAGAAATGATGTGTCCAGTTTCTCTGGCTGAGGAGGTGCCCTGCTGCCCCCTGGTCATGCCCCTGTCTCTAGATATGAGTGGATTGCAGGGGGGTTCCCATCTCACTCCTCTTCCACTCCAGGACCCAGGTTCAGCCAAAGAGCCGCTGGCCGTCTCGTACGCCTCCTCCACAAGGAGTGAGCGCCCCCAGCAGCCTGTAGTGCTCCACCAGCCTTTCTCCAGCACAGGAGGAACCACCAAAGTGCCCTCATTACCCCAGAGCCCGGCGTCATCCCAGCATGGCGGAGGGCCCGGGGAATCAGATAACGAAGGGCGTCTGGGCCGCAGTAGCTTCGTTGACAGCACCATAAAAACGCTGGATGAGAAACTAAGGAACTTGCTGTACCAGGAGTACGCGCCCATGTATCCGTCGGGCAGCGCTGCAGAGACGCCAGGATCTGGAACAGAATACATCCAGTCTCCCCCTGGTCCAGACAGCGCCACAGGAGGCTCAGGAAACAGCACGCCAGGGCCGATGGGCGAGGGGCGCTACAGGGCAGGAGAGCAGCTG CCTCAAATTCCTGAGAGAATGGATAGCTTGAGCACCCTGAGTGACTCAGCCGTGTGTG CTTCGCTGTCAAGAAGACATTTTCCtcattctgcttcctgttctggAACCAGAGGCAGATTTAAG GTAATTTCTGTTCCTCCTGAAGCGACCAGCAGGAGGGATGTTAAACAAAGGAGCTGGAGCAGGGCTGCCTCCCCGTTACACCCTATAGGATACAGTACAGACCACATTCAGGCTGAGGCCATAGCTGCCTCCACCACGATTGGCCGTTTCTCTGTGGTGAgcactgaaaatgactttaCTCAGAGGACGCGCTGCAGTCGCTACTCGGCGCCGCCTGATTTCTACCTGGACACACCTCCTTCAATGGTCAAACGGGGCTCTGCGCCTCACACTCTGACCTCGCCGTCTGTTCCTGTGGATGTCACAGTCCATGCTCGTTTCCTCTCCTCAGACTCGGGGGCTGAGAGCAGCCCTGCAAAGATGGCTCCTGCCACCCCCTCGCAACGCACTCGCTCTGAACGCAGAGGAAGTGACCTCATGAAGAGGGCAGTGGCCTTCCTCCGCCGCTCAGGGCGCAGCAGCAGTGTGCAGAGCTCTGATTCGCCGAGTCGCTATGGAGGCATTTACGGCTCGGCTTATGTCAGCAGTGACAATGACTCAGAGATGGAGGAGTCCTCAGACATGAAGAGGGAGCTACAAAAACTCAGGGAGAA GCACCTGAGAGAGATTTCTGAGCTGCAGGCCAATCAGCGAGGGGAAGTAGAGCTGCTGTATCGCCGACTCGGTAAAGCCCCTCCTCCTGGTTTGGGTCTCTCGCATACTGCACCACACGCCGGTCGCAGGAAGAGATCCAGCAAGCACAGACTGAAGCCTGGCAAACTCCTCAGCCCCCTGGTTCAACAGTTCAGAAACGTCACAACCAAAAGTAATGAGTCCAGCAGATCCA ctcCTGCCACAGGTCCGGGCGAGCCCACAGTCAGTCTGAATGGTTCTCCTGCCAAAGGGCCGTTACCCACTCACAGCAGGGCTCGATCCTGCACCAGCCACCTCCCAAGCTCCACGTCAGAACCCGTGCAGACGCAGCAGCCCTGTTCTCTCAAGGGCTCTTTGTCCTCTGATAATATCTACTCTGGTTTACACGGAGGTCCCACCAGCACACAAGCTCCACCCGGCCAAG GCTGGTCTAATGTCCCTCAAACATCAGAGAGAGTGACTCATAAATCGAGTAGCAAGCACCGAGCTAGATTTCTCAGTGGGCCTGTGTCTATGTCCATCT GGTCAACGCTGAAGAGATTGTGTCTTGGCAAAGAGCGTGGTAGCA GGTCTGGAGCTGGGACCGGAGCTTTCAATCTGCCACAGCAGACTCCTGCTGGGACTACAACTCCCACTCACCAGACAAAGATAGGACTGGCCCAAGCTCAGACcaataacagtaacaacaagACAGGCGTGTATGCGGGCGCATCCATGAGTGCCAGTGAGAACCACCTCCCCGATGACTTACAGCGTCTGATGGACGACTGGGCCCGAGAGGTTCTGATTGTGACCCAAAGGCCTTTCTCCGACTCTCTGAGCATCAGTGGCCAGCGGATATGGGATCAGGTTGTGCCT